One genomic segment of Hippoglossus hippoglossus isolate fHipHip1 chromosome 22, fHipHip1.pri, whole genome shotgun sequence includes these proteins:
- the dnal1 gene encoding dynein light chain 1, axonemal isoform X1, whose protein sequence is MAAAKATTVKEALAKWEEQSGEKACDAIAIKLYGQVPAIEKIDASLSTLTNCEKLSLSTNCIEKITNLNGLKKLRILSLGRNNIKALNGLEAVGDTLEELWISYNLIEKLKGIQCMKKLKILYISNNLVKEWGEFLRLAELPCLEDMVFVGNPLEEKYSTEGTWMEEASKRLPNLKKLDGTPVIKQEEDEGEEES, encoded by the exons ATGGCAGCC GCCAAAGCAACGACTGTGAAAGAAGCACTGGCCAAATGG gaggAACAGTCAGGGGAGAAAGCATGCGATGCCATAGCAATAAAGCTGTATGGTCAGGTTCCTGCTATAGAGAAGATTGATGCTTCTCTCTCCACACTCACCAACTGCGA AAAACTGTCTCTGTCCACAAACTGCATTGAGAAAATAACCAACCTCAATGGCCTGA AGAAGCTGAGAATATTGTCATTAGGAAGAAATAACATAAAGGCACTAAATGGGCTG GAGGCAGTGGGAGACACATTGGAAGAGTTGTGGATCTCCTATAACTTGATAGAGAAACTGAAGGGAATCCAGTGCATGAAGAAGCTGAAAATCCTCTACATATCCAACAATCTGGTGAAGGAATGGG GAGAGTTTTTGAGGCTAGCTGAACTACCGTGCCTCGAAGACATGGTGTTTGTTGGAAATCCCCTGGAGGAGAAGTATTCAACCGAGGGAACTTGGATGGAGGAAGCTTCTAAAAGGCTGCCCAACCTGAAGAAACTAGATG
- the dnal1 gene encoding dynein light chain 1, axonemal isoform X2: MAKATTVKEALAKWEEQSGEKACDAIAIKLYGQVPAIEKIDASLSTLTNCEKLSLSTNCIEKITNLNGLKKLRILSLGRNNIKALNGLEAVGDTLEELWISYNLIEKLKGIQCMKKLKILYISNNLVKEWGEFLRLAELPCLEDMVFVGNPLEEKYSTEGTWMEEASKRLPNLKKLDGTPVIKQEEDEGEEES; the protein is encoded by the exons ATG GCCAAAGCAACGACTGTGAAAGAAGCACTGGCCAAATGG gaggAACAGTCAGGGGAGAAAGCATGCGATGCCATAGCAATAAAGCTGTATGGTCAGGTTCCTGCTATAGAGAAGATTGATGCTTCTCTCTCCACACTCACCAACTGCGA AAAACTGTCTCTGTCCACAAACTGCATTGAGAAAATAACCAACCTCAATGGCCTGA AGAAGCTGAGAATATTGTCATTAGGAAGAAATAACATAAAGGCACTAAATGGGCTG GAGGCAGTGGGAGACACATTGGAAGAGTTGTGGATCTCCTATAACTTGATAGAGAAACTGAAGGGAATCCAGTGCATGAAGAAGCTGAAAATCCTCTACATATCCAACAATCTGGTGAAGGAATGGG GAGAGTTTTTGAGGCTAGCTGAACTACCGTGCCTCGAAGACATGGTGTTTGTTGGAAATCCCCTGGAGGAGAAGTATTCAACCGAGGGAACTTGGATGGAGGAAGCTTCTAAAAGGCTGCCCAACCTGAAGAAACTAGATG